In a single window of the Dinghuibacter silviterrae genome:
- a CDS encoding SusC/RagA family TonB-linked outer membrane protein: protein MFLPALTWAQDNLITVKGRVTSGGSPVPGATITVKGTSNGTTADATGAFHLKVPSDGALIITAINYAPAEFPVRGRTTLSVELEATEKSLGDVVVVGYGTQKKATLTGSISSVQGSEVVKSPQPNLSNSLAGRFSGLIANNTSGEPGYDGSGILIRGLATTGDNSVLIVVDGVPGQIGGLERLDPHDIESFSILKDASAAVYGSRAANGVILITTKRGKMGKPQINYNLNVGVASATRLPKMADAPMYATLMNEIEYYDNPAGGLNQFYTAAQIQKFRDGSDPIYYPNTDWRALTLRKSVPQTQQNLSLSGGTENIKYFLSAGLTTQDALYRNGATKYNQYNFRSNIDATVTPRLKFGLYLSGREESRQYPQVGASDIFRAIYRAYPTVLAQYPNGLLTTGIENDNPIAEVTSIGGTNVNPTYVFNGILKGSYSIPGVRGLSVDGFFAVDESFSFDKSFAKPYNLWTYDSTNKVYDATIVGGSNNLATLYESQQNTSLLTSNLKLNYTRQFGDHHVDAFVAYEQSTNHYDVFDANRLDFPTDLTPELSQGGSAATDATNGGSSYNFTRRSYIGRLDYNYKEKYLLEVQGRVDGSSTFPAGKQYGLFPAVSAGWRISKEKWFNVPVFDDLKFRASYGELGNDNVGLFQYFDNYGFNNQYVIGGSIHPGIDLTKLANPDITWERAKKTDIGLNAAFLHHFTLEFIYFQQKRSDILMAPSAAIAAVTGIVNPYSGSTLTPSENIGKINNNGVEATLGYTNHSGDFSYGISGNFTYAKSKVIYIGEAAGTLPYQAQTGHPLGTYLLYQATGIFRSAADLAKYPHLTGNQLGDLIYKDYNGDGQITADDQVRSKYGDIPLITYGFVLNGGYKNWDLSMVFAGQADVSTYVLPESGTVGNFYSSWADNRWSPNNPNGTYPRVDDRASSSINGGLYNNTFWLNNSAFLRMKNIQLGYTVNSKTLTKIKVTALRFYVSAFNLFTITKVKDYDPEGTSGSGQFYPQQKIINGGLNVSF, encoded by the coding sequence TTGTTTCTGCCGGCCCTGACCTGGGCGCAGGACAACCTGATCACCGTAAAAGGAAGGGTTACCTCCGGCGGCAGCCCTGTACCGGGTGCCACCATCACCGTAAAGGGTACTTCGAACGGCACCACCGCCGACGCCACCGGGGCCTTTCATCTGAAAGTCCCCTCCGATGGCGCGCTGATCATCACCGCTATCAACTATGCGCCGGCTGAATTTCCGGTCCGGGGGAGAACGACCCTGTCCGTAGAGCTTGAAGCCACGGAAAAAAGCCTGGGCGATGTGGTCGTTGTCGGTTACGGTACGCAGAAAAAGGCGACCCTGACCGGCTCGATTTCCAGCGTACAAGGCTCGGAAGTGGTCAAAAGCCCTCAACCCAACCTGTCCAACTCATTGGCCGGCCGTTTTTCCGGTCTGATCGCCAACAATACCTCCGGCGAACCGGGGTATGACGGCTCCGGTATCCTGATCCGGGGTCTGGCGACCACCGGGGACAACAGCGTGCTGATCGTCGTGGACGGGGTTCCCGGCCAGATCGGCGGTCTGGAGCGCCTCGACCCTCACGACATCGAAAGCTTCTCCATCCTGAAGGACGCTTCGGCGGCCGTTTACGGAAGCCGGGCGGCCAACGGCGTTATCCTCATCACCACGAAGCGTGGTAAAATGGGCAAACCCCAGATCAACTACAACCTGAACGTGGGTGTTGCTTCCGCGACCCGGTTACCAAAGATGGCGGACGCCCCCATGTACGCCACGCTGATGAACGAGATCGAGTACTACGACAATCCCGCCGGCGGTCTGAACCAATTTTATACGGCTGCACAGATCCAGAAATTCCGGGACGGTTCCGATCCGATCTATTATCCCAATACCGACTGGCGCGCGCTCACCCTGCGCAAGTCCGTACCCCAGACACAGCAGAACCTGTCGCTCAGCGGGGGGACCGAAAACATCAAATACTTCCTGTCCGCCGGTTTGACGACCCAGGACGCGTTGTACCGGAACGGTGCGACCAAATACAATCAATACAACTTCCGAAGCAACATCGACGCCACCGTCACCCCGCGCTTGAAGTTTGGCCTGTACCTATCCGGCCGTGAAGAAAGCCGGCAATATCCCCAGGTAGGGGCGTCCGACATTTTCCGCGCCATCTATCGTGCCTACCCGACCGTGCTGGCCCAGTATCCCAACGGCCTTCTGACCACGGGGATCGAGAACGACAACCCGATCGCGGAAGTCACTTCCATTGGCGGTACAAACGTCAACCCCACATACGTATTCAATGGCATCCTCAAAGGTTCTTACAGCATACCGGGCGTCCGCGGCCTGTCGGTAGACGGTTTCTTTGCCGTCGACGAGTCGTTTAGCTTTGACAAGTCCTTTGCCAAACCGTACAATCTCTGGACCTACGATTCGACGAATAAGGTCTATGACGCCACGATCGTGGGCGGTTCCAACAACCTGGCCACGCTGTACGAAAGCCAGCAGAACACCAGCCTGCTCACGTCGAACCTCAAACTGAACTATACCCGTCAGTTCGGGGATCACCACGTGGACGCCTTCGTCGCTTACGAACAAAGCACCAACCACTACGACGTGTTTGACGCCAACCGGCTCGACTTCCCCACGGACCTGACCCCGGAATTGTCCCAGGGCGGTTCCGCGGCGACCGACGCCACCAACGGCGGCAGCAGCTACAACTTTACACGCCGCAGCTACATCGGCCGTCTCGACTATAACTATAAGGAAAAATACCTCCTCGAAGTCCAGGGCCGCGTCGACGGCTCATCGACCTTCCCCGCCGGCAAACAATACGGCTTGTTCCCGGCTGTTTCCGCGGGCTGGCGCATTTCCAAGGAGAAATGGTTCAACGTACCGGTGTTCGACGACCTGAAATTCCGCGCCTCCTACGGTGAACTCGGGAACGACAACGTCGGTTTGTTCCAGTACTTCGACAACTACGGTTTTAACAACCAATACGTCATCGGCGGCAGCATCCACCCGGGTATCGACCTCACGAAGCTGGCAAACCCCGACATCACCTGGGAACGCGCCAAGAAGACCGACATCGGTCTGAATGCCGCTTTCCTGCACCACTTCACCCTCGAATTCATCTACTTCCAGCAGAAACGCAGCGACATCCTGATGGCGCCGAGCGCGGCCATCGCCGCGGTGACCGGGATCGTCAACCCCTATAGCGGGTCCACGCTGACGCCTTCGGAAAACATCGGCAAGATCAACAACAACGGGGTAGAAGCCACGCTGGGGTATACCAACCATAGCGGGGACTTCAGCTATGGCATCTCCGGCAACTTTACTTATGCCAAAAGCAAGGTGATCTACATCGGCGAAGCCGCCGGTACGCTGCCGTACCAGGCACAGACCGGTCATCCCCTGGGCACTTACCTGTTGTACCAGGCCACCGGCATCTTCCGCAGCGCCGCCGACCTTGCCAAGTATCCGCACCTCACCGGTAACCAATTGGGCGACCTCATCTACAAAGACTACAACGGCGACGGCCAGATCACCGCCGACGACCAGGTTCGTTCCAAATACGGCGACATCCCCCTGATCACCTATGGCTTCGTCCTCAACGGCGGGTACAAGAACTGGGATCTATCGATGGTATTTGCAGGCCAGGCCGACGTCAGCACTTATGTGTTGCCCGAATCCGGCACGGTAGGGAACTTCTACAGCAGCTGGGCAGACAACCGCTGGAGCCCCAACAACCCCAACGGGACCTATCCCCGCGTCGACGACCGCGCCTCTTCCAGCATCAACGGCGGTTTGTACAACAATACCTTCTGGCTAAACAACTCGGCCTTCCTCCGGATGAAGAACATCCAGCTCGGTTACACCGTGAACAGCAAGACCCTGACCAAGATCAAGGTGACTGCGCTCCGGTTCTACGTCAGCGCGTTCAACCTGTTTACCATCACCAAGGTGAAAGACTACGATCCGGAAGGGACAAGCGGCTCCGGCCAGTTCTACCCCCAGCAAAAGATCATCAACGGCGGTCTGAACGTGAGTTTCTAA